The sequence TTTATGCTGTTGTATATCACGGTAGCCGCTATCCTGAGGGACCAAGGGGACAAGTCAGTGAGTATAGCGATGGGAACCCCCTCATCCGATAGCATCCTCAGGAACCTCCTCATGCTCCTAGAAGCCTGCCCCTGTAAAATCGCGATAGCGATCTTTCTCTCCTCTGGGATACCTAACTCGATCATGTTCTTGGCGGGACCCACCTTCTCTATAGCGACGACTGCCTTGACACCGATCCTCTTGAACTTTATGTTCTCGGGCCTCGGTGGTACAGAGTACCCCATCTCCCCCACTTGATCAGCTCTCAGGACTCTTCCTGATCTGTCAATGAGTTCTACATCCCCGTAGATCCATCCTCTGGGATCGCTGGTTATGGAGAAGGCCTCCCTAGGCATTCCAAGTATGAGCTCCATAAGCACTATTCTGGCATCAGTCTCTCTCTGATCCTCGGGAAATAGAGTTCCCTTAAGCCTCTCCACTTTATGCACATAGTAGAAATCCCTCTTCGTCATGGTGAGTCCGTTCTCTAGGTGATCTAACGCCCTGCTCAGCCCGTACAGGACGCCAGCCAGAGTCTTGAGACTCTTCACTCTGGAACCTCTTATCTTACTGTAGGTCTTGGGACTGAATATGTAGCCTATGTCCTCATCGAACAGTATGTTCTTCTGACTGTTCGGGGGGTACTCTATCTCGGGGAACTCTCCTCGCTTTATCCTCTCGG is a genomic window of Thermoproteota archaeon containing:
- a CDS encoding DNA topoisomerase IV subunit A, with amino-acid sequence MKEETEIKRKALELAKEIAERIKRGEFPEIEYPPNSQKNILFDEDIGYIFSPKTYSKIRGSRVKSLKTLAGVLYGLSRALDHLENGLTMTKRDFYYVHKVERLKGTLFPEDQRETDARIVLMELILGMPREAFSITSDPRGWIYGDVELIDRSGRVLRADQVGEMGYSVPPRPENIKFKRIGVKAVVAIEKVGPAKNMIELGIPEERKIAIAILQGQASRSMRRFLRMLSDEGVPIAILTDLSPWSLRIAATVIYNSINSAHIPYLASPEARFIGILTKDVEEGFFRDYQFALEPLTPADLKAAQDNQFLPNLQNEFWQRENRWFLEKKKKAEIEIFKAMSPTAKKLKELFVEYLREKLDEHLGISI